From the genome of Leptodactylus fuscus isolate aLepFus1 chromosome 1, aLepFus1.hap2, whole genome shotgun sequence, one region includes:
- the KLHL26 gene encoding kelch-like protein 26 isoform X1, whose translation MAESGGGEFISLGQSSMADKNSSMKCTFSAPGHSTTLLQGLTELRGQGQLLDVILTINNEVFQVHKVVLAACSDYFRAMFTGGMREASQDVIELKGVSSRGLRHIIDFAYSAEVTLDLDCIHDVLGAAVFLQMVPVVELCEEFLKSAMSVETCLNIGQMATTFSLASLKESVDSFTFKHFLKISEEEDFLHLPLERLVFFLQSNKLKNCSEIDLFHAAIRWLQFDYSRRANASQVLCHIRFPLMKSSELVDSVQIVDIMVEDVLCRQFLLEAFNYQILPFRQHEMQSCRTVIRSDECSLITFGGTPYTDNDRTVSSKVYYLPDMSSRQFKELDEMEVGCSHACVAVLDNFVYIVGGQHLQYRSGEGAVEVCFRYDPHLNQWLRIQSMQESRIQFQLHVLYGMLYATGGRNRSGSLASVERYCPKMNEWTFVCSLKRRTWGHAGATLGAKLYISGGYGVSVDDKKALHCYDPSLDQWEFKTPMNEPRVLHTMVGTKNRIYAFGGRMDHVDRCFDVLAVEYYTPETDLWTTVSPMRAGQSEAGCCVLDQKIFIVGGYNWHLNNVTSIVQVYNTETDEWERDLHFPESFAGIACASVILPQVTTQS comes from the exons CATGGCTGACAAGAACAGCAGCATGAAATGCACCTTCTCCGCTCCAGGCCATAGTACAACCCTTCTACAGGGACTGACAGAGCTACGCGGACAGGGACAGCTTCTTGATGTCATTCTTACTATAAACAATGAAGTATTCCAAGTTCACAAAGTGGTCTTAGCTGCCTGCAGTGACTACTTTCG ggCAATGTTTACAGGAGGAATGAGGGAAGCCAGTCAAGATGTAATTGAACTTAAAGGAGTATCTTCTAGAGGACTGCGACATATCATTGATTTTGCATACAGTGCAGAGGTTACTCTGGATCTTGATTGCATTCATGATGTCCTTGGagctgcagtttttctccaaatggTACCTGTTGTGGAGCTTTGTGAAGAGTTCTTGAAATCTGCAATGAGTGTGGAGACTTGTCTTAATATTGGGCAGATGGCTACAACTTTCAGTCTGGCTTCTCTGAAAGAATCAGTGGATTCATTCACTTTTAAACATTTTCTTAAAATCTCAGAGGAAGAAGATTTTCTTCATTTACCTTTAGAACGGCTAGTTTTCTTCCTCCAAAGCAATAAGTTAAAAAACTGCAGTGAAATAGATTTATTTCATGCTGCAATTCGTTGGCTTCAGTTTGACTATTCCCGACGAGCAAATGCTAGTCAAGTTCTCTGTCACATTCGCTTTCCATTGATGAAATCCTCGGAACTGGTGGACAGTGTTCAGATTGTGGATATCATGGTAGAAGATGTGTTATGTCGACAATTTCTTCTTGAGGCCTTCAACTACCAAATTCTTCCATTCCGCCAGCATGAGATGCAATCTTGTAGGACAGTTATTAGGTCAGATGAATGTTCACTTATAACATTTGGTGGAACACCTTATACTGATAATGATCGAACAGTAAGCAGTAAAGTATATTATTTGCCAGATATGAGTTCTCGTCAGTTCAAGGAGCTTGATGAAATGGAGGTTGGCTGTAGCCATGCTTGTGTTGCAGTACTAGACAATTTTGTCTATATCGTGGGAGGACAGCATTTGCAGTATCGAAGTGGCGAAGGAGCTGTAGAAGTTTGTTTTCGATATGATCCTCACTTAAATCAGTGGCTACGGATTCAATCTATGCAGGAAAGCAGAATTCAATTTCAACTGCATGTCTTGTATGGCATGCTATATGCAACTGGGGGAAGGAACAGATCAGGAAGTTTAGCATCTGTTGAAAGGTATTGTCCCAAGATGAATGAATGGACTTTTGTCTGCTCCTTAAAACGCAGAACTTGGGGTCATGCAGGTGCTACACTTGGAGCTAAACTGTACATTTCAGGAGGCTATGGAGTGTCTGTTGATGACAAAAAAGCATTACATTGTTATGACCCTTCATTAGACCAATGGGAATTTAAGACTCCAATGAATGAACCCAGAGTTCTTCATACTATGGTAGGAACTAAAAACAGAATTTATGCATTTGGGGGTAGAATGGATCATGTTGATCGATGTTTTGACGTTTTAGCAGTtgagtattatactccagagactGACTTATGGACAACTGTGAGTCCAATGAGAGCTGGGCAATCTGAAGCAGGTTGCTGTGTTTTAGATCAGAAAATTTTTATTGTAGGGGGCTACAACTGGCATTTGAACAATGTCACTAGCATTGTGCAAGTGTACAATACAGAAACTGATGAATGGGAGAGGGACTTGcacttcccagaatcctttgcaggaATAGCTTGTGCATCAGTTATACTACCACAAGTAACAACTCAGAGCTAA
- the KLHL26 gene encoding kelch-like protein 26 isoform X2: protein MADKNSSMKCTFSAPGHSTTLLQGLTELRGQGQLLDVILTINNEVFQVHKVVLAACSDYFRAMFTGGMREASQDVIELKGVSSRGLRHIIDFAYSAEVTLDLDCIHDVLGAAVFLQMVPVVELCEEFLKSAMSVETCLNIGQMATTFSLASLKESVDSFTFKHFLKISEEEDFLHLPLERLVFFLQSNKLKNCSEIDLFHAAIRWLQFDYSRRANASQVLCHIRFPLMKSSELVDSVQIVDIMVEDVLCRQFLLEAFNYQILPFRQHEMQSCRTVIRSDECSLITFGGTPYTDNDRTVSSKVYYLPDMSSRQFKELDEMEVGCSHACVAVLDNFVYIVGGQHLQYRSGEGAVEVCFRYDPHLNQWLRIQSMQESRIQFQLHVLYGMLYATGGRNRSGSLASVERYCPKMNEWTFVCSLKRRTWGHAGATLGAKLYISGGYGVSVDDKKALHCYDPSLDQWEFKTPMNEPRVLHTMVGTKNRIYAFGGRMDHVDRCFDVLAVEYYTPETDLWTTVSPMRAGQSEAGCCVLDQKIFIVGGYNWHLNNVTSIVQVYNTETDEWERDLHFPESFAGIACASVILPQVTTQS from the exons ATGGCTGACAAGAACAGCAGCATGAAATGCACCTTCTCCGCTCCAGGCCATAGTACAACCCTTCTACAGGGACTGACAGAGCTACGCGGACAGGGACAGCTTCTTGATGTCATTCTTACTATAAACAATGAAGTATTCCAAGTTCACAAAGTGGTCTTAGCTGCCTGCAGTGACTACTTTCG ggCAATGTTTACAGGAGGAATGAGGGAAGCCAGTCAAGATGTAATTGAACTTAAAGGAGTATCTTCTAGAGGACTGCGACATATCATTGATTTTGCATACAGTGCAGAGGTTACTCTGGATCTTGATTGCATTCATGATGTCCTTGGagctgcagtttttctccaaatggTACCTGTTGTGGAGCTTTGTGAAGAGTTCTTGAAATCTGCAATGAGTGTGGAGACTTGTCTTAATATTGGGCAGATGGCTACAACTTTCAGTCTGGCTTCTCTGAAAGAATCAGTGGATTCATTCACTTTTAAACATTTTCTTAAAATCTCAGAGGAAGAAGATTTTCTTCATTTACCTTTAGAACGGCTAGTTTTCTTCCTCCAAAGCAATAAGTTAAAAAACTGCAGTGAAATAGATTTATTTCATGCTGCAATTCGTTGGCTTCAGTTTGACTATTCCCGACGAGCAAATGCTAGTCAAGTTCTCTGTCACATTCGCTTTCCATTGATGAAATCCTCGGAACTGGTGGACAGTGTTCAGATTGTGGATATCATGGTAGAAGATGTGTTATGTCGACAATTTCTTCTTGAGGCCTTCAACTACCAAATTCTTCCATTCCGCCAGCATGAGATGCAATCTTGTAGGACAGTTATTAGGTCAGATGAATGTTCACTTATAACATTTGGTGGAACACCTTATACTGATAATGATCGAACAGTAAGCAGTAAAGTATATTATTTGCCAGATATGAGTTCTCGTCAGTTCAAGGAGCTTGATGAAATGGAGGTTGGCTGTAGCCATGCTTGTGTTGCAGTACTAGACAATTTTGTCTATATCGTGGGAGGACAGCATTTGCAGTATCGAAGTGGCGAAGGAGCTGTAGAAGTTTGTTTTCGATATGATCCTCACTTAAATCAGTGGCTACGGATTCAATCTATGCAGGAAAGCAGAATTCAATTTCAACTGCATGTCTTGTATGGCATGCTATATGCAACTGGGGGAAGGAACAGATCAGGAAGTTTAGCATCTGTTGAAAGGTATTGTCCCAAGATGAATGAATGGACTTTTGTCTGCTCCTTAAAACGCAGAACTTGGGGTCATGCAGGTGCTACACTTGGAGCTAAACTGTACATTTCAGGAGGCTATGGAGTGTCTGTTGATGACAAAAAAGCATTACATTGTTATGACCCTTCATTAGACCAATGGGAATTTAAGACTCCAATGAATGAACCCAGAGTTCTTCATACTATGGTAGGAACTAAAAACAGAATTTATGCATTTGGGGGTAGAATGGATCATGTTGATCGATGTTTTGACGTTTTAGCAGTtgagtattatactccagagactGACTTATGGACAACTGTGAGTCCAATGAGAGCTGGGCAATCTGAAGCAGGTTGCTGTGTTTTAGATCAGAAAATTTTTATTGTAGGGGGCTACAACTGGCATTTGAACAATGTCACTAGCATTGTGCAAGTGTACAATACAGAAACTGATGAATGGGAGAGGGACTTGcacttcccagaatcctttgcaggaATAGCTTGTGCATCAGTTATACTACCACAAGTAACAACTCAGAGCTAA
- the KLHL26 gene encoding kelch-like protein 26 isoform X3 translates to MAESGGGEFISLGQSRAMFTGGMREASQDVIELKGVSSRGLRHIIDFAYSAEVTLDLDCIHDVLGAAVFLQMVPVVELCEEFLKSAMSVETCLNIGQMATTFSLASLKESVDSFTFKHFLKISEEEDFLHLPLERLVFFLQSNKLKNCSEIDLFHAAIRWLQFDYSRRANASQVLCHIRFPLMKSSELVDSVQIVDIMVEDVLCRQFLLEAFNYQILPFRQHEMQSCRTVIRSDECSLITFGGTPYTDNDRTVSSKVYYLPDMSSRQFKELDEMEVGCSHACVAVLDNFVYIVGGQHLQYRSGEGAVEVCFRYDPHLNQWLRIQSMQESRIQFQLHVLYGMLYATGGRNRSGSLASVERYCPKMNEWTFVCSLKRRTWGHAGATLGAKLYISGGYGVSVDDKKALHCYDPSLDQWEFKTPMNEPRVLHTMVGTKNRIYAFGGRMDHVDRCFDVLAVEYYTPETDLWTTVSPMRAGQSEAGCCVLDQKIFIVGGYNWHLNNVTSIVQVYNTETDEWERDLHFPESFAGIACASVILPQVTTQS, encoded by the coding sequence ggCAATGTTTACAGGAGGAATGAGGGAAGCCAGTCAAGATGTAATTGAACTTAAAGGAGTATCTTCTAGAGGACTGCGACATATCATTGATTTTGCATACAGTGCAGAGGTTACTCTGGATCTTGATTGCATTCATGATGTCCTTGGagctgcagtttttctccaaatggTACCTGTTGTGGAGCTTTGTGAAGAGTTCTTGAAATCTGCAATGAGTGTGGAGACTTGTCTTAATATTGGGCAGATGGCTACAACTTTCAGTCTGGCTTCTCTGAAAGAATCAGTGGATTCATTCACTTTTAAACATTTTCTTAAAATCTCAGAGGAAGAAGATTTTCTTCATTTACCTTTAGAACGGCTAGTTTTCTTCCTCCAAAGCAATAAGTTAAAAAACTGCAGTGAAATAGATTTATTTCATGCTGCAATTCGTTGGCTTCAGTTTGACTATTCCCGACGAGCAAATGCTAGTCAAGTTCTCTGTCACATTCGCTTTCCATTGATGAAATCCTCGGAACTGGTGGACAGTGTTCAGATTGTGGATATCATGGTAGAAGATGTGTTATGTCGACAATTTCTTCTTGAGGCCTTCAACTACCAAATTCTTCCATTCCGCCAGCATGAGATGCAATCTTGTAGGACAGTTATTAGGTCAGATGAATGTTCACTTATAACATTTGGTGGAACACCTTATACTGATAATGATCGAACAGTAAGCAGTAAAGTATATTATTTGCCAGATATGAGTTCTCGTCAGTTCAAGGAGCTTGATGAAATGGAGGTTGGCTGTAGCCATGCTTGTGTTGCAGTACTAGACAATTTTGTCTATATCGTGGGAGGACAGCATTTGCAGTATCGAAGTGGCGAAGGAGCTGTAGAAGTTTGTTTTCGATATGATCCTCACTTAAATCAGTGGCTACGGATTCAATCTATGCAGGAAAGCAGAATTCAATTTCAACTGCATGTCTTGTATGGCATGCTATATGCAACTGGGGGAAGGAACAGATCAGGAAGTTTAGCATCTGTTGAAAGGTATTGTCCCAAGATGAATGAATGGACTTTTGTCTGCTCCTTAAAACGCAGAACTTGGGGTCATGCAGGTGCTACACTTGGAGCTAAACTGTACATTTCAGGAGGCTATGGAGTGTCTGTTGATGACAAAAAAGCATTACATTGTTATGACCCTTCATTAGACCAATGGGAATTTAAGACTCCAATGAATGAACCCAGAGTTCTTCATACTATGGTAGGAACTAAAAACAGAATTTATGCATTTGGGGGTAGAATGGATCATGTTGATCGATGTTTTGACGTTTTAGCAGTtgagtattatactccagagactGACTTATGGACAACTGTGAGTCCAATGAGAGCTGGGCAATCTGAAGCAGGTTGCTGTGTTTTAGATCAGAAAATTTTTATTGTAGGGGGCTACAACTGGCATTTGAACAATGTCACTAGCATTGTGCAAGTGTACAATACAGAAACTGATGAATGGGAGAGGGACTTGcacttcccagaatcctttgcaggaATAGCTTGTGCATCAGTTATACTACCACAAGTAACAACTCAGAGCTAA